The Halomonas sp. 7T genome contains a region encoding:
- a CDS encoding DNA/RNA non-specific endonuclease, whose translation MRWRRQGRRLGIAVLFVVVGTGLWEYQERQHKDAYTWMGVPTWDGFHPKMFHRVLRNEGFLVGWSDVRVNPLWVSYQVAAVPEDTRIGSRPNFQTDWRTLWPVNTNSYAGSGYDRGHLAPNYAIAAVHGRSAQVDTFLMSNMTPQRPNLNRQLWQRLEESVMDHFAPRFDRLQVITGPVFPERFMDNVFNRVGFVEVPEAFYKIIVAPHDEAPLALAFIMPQNVRGNEPLEDYLVTIDDIEARTGLNFFPDLTVELESVLEGELRTQGWALEEVSRRPGRFQ comes from the coding sequence TTGCGCTGGCGCCGGCAGGGACGCCGCCTGGGCATCGCTGTGCTGTTTGTGGTGGTAGGTACCGGCTTATGGGAGTACCAGGAACGCCAGCATAAAGATGCTTACACATGGATGGGCGTGCCTACTTGGGATGGTTTTCACCCCAAAATGTTTCATCGCGTATTGCGTAATGAGGGGTTTTTGGTCGGATGGTCAGATGTGCGGGTAAATCCTCTGTGGGTGAGTTACCAAGTGGCTGCGGTGCCAGAGGATACGCGGATTGGTTCAAGGCCTAACTTTCAAACCGATTGGAGAACGTTGTGGCCAGTTAATACCAACAGCTACGCTGGCAGCGGCTACGATAGAGGTCACTTGGCGCCTAACTATGCCATTGCCGCTGTGCACGGTCGCAGTGCTCAAGTGGATACGTTCTTAATGAGCAATATGACTCCCCAGCGGCCCAACTTAAATCGTCAGCTTTGGCAGCGCCTTGAAGAGTCTGTGATGGATCACTTCGCGCCGCGTTTTGACCGCCTGCAGGTTATTACTGGGCCGGTATTTCCCGAGCGCTTCATGGACAACGTATTTAATCGCGTTGGTTTCGTAGAAGTGCCTGAAGCCTTTTATAAAATTATTGTTGCGCCCCACGATGAGGCGCCGCTTGCACTGGCATTTATTATGCCCCAGAACGTAAGGGGCAATGAGCCGCTTGAGGATTATCTAGTCACAATAGATGATATTGAAGCGCGGACAGGGCTTAACTTTTTTCCAGACTTAACGGTAGAGCTTGAATCCGTGCTGGAAGGAGAGCTACGTACTCAAGGCTGGGCCTTAGAGGAAGTTTCTCGTCGGCCAGGTCGTTTTCAGTAA